A window from Symphalangus syndactylus isolate Jambi chromosome 22, NHGRI_mSymSyn1-v2.1_pri, whole genome shotgun sequence encodes these proteins:
- the MASP2 gene encoding mannan-binding lectin serine protease 2 isoform X2, which yields MRLLTLLGLLCGSVATPLGPKWPEPVFGRLASPGFPGEYANDQERRWTLTAPPGYRVRLYFTHFDLELSHLCEYDFVKLSSGAKVLATLCGQESTDTERAPGNDTFYSLSSSLDITFRSDYSNEKPFTGFEAFYAAEDIDECQVAPGEAPTCDHHCHNHLGGFYCSCRAGYVLHRNKRTCSEQSL from the exons ATGAG GCTGCTGACCCTCCTGGGCCTGCTGTGTGGCTCGGTGGCCACCCCCTTGGGCCCGAAGTGGCCTGAACCTGTGTTCGGGCGCCTGGCATCCCCCGGCTTTCCAGGGGAGTATGCCAATGACCAGGAGCGGCGCTGGACCCTGACCGCACCCCCCGGCTACCGCGTGCGCCTCTACTTCACCCACTTCGACCTGGAGCTCTCCCACCTCTGCGAGTACGACTTCGTCAAG CTGAGCTCGGGCGCCAAGGTGCTGGCCACGCTGTGCGGGCAGGAGAGCACAGACACGGAGCGAGCCCCTGGCAACGACACCTTCTactcactgagctccagcctggacatTACCTTCCGCTCCGACTACTCCAACGAGAAGCCGTTCACAGGGTTCGAGGCCTTCTACGCAGCCGAGG ACATTGACGAGTGCCAGGTGGCCCCGGGAGAGGCGCCCACCTGTGACCACCACTGCCACAACCACCTGGGCGGTTTCTACTGCTCCTGCCGCGCAGGCTATGTCCTGCACCGTAACAAGCGCACCTGCTCAG AGCAGAGCCTCTAG
- the SRM gene encoding spermidine synthase, whose protein sequence is MEPGPDGPAASGPAAIREGWFRETCSLWPGQALSLQVEQLLHHRRSRYQDILVFRSKTYGNVLVLDGVIQCTERDEFSYQEMIANLPLCSHPNPRKVLIIGGGDGGVLREVVKHPSVESVVQCEIDEDVIQVSKKFLPGMAIGYSSSKLTLHVGDGFEFMKQNQDAFDVIITDSSDPMGPAESLFKESYYQLMKTALKEDGVLCCQGECQWLHLDLIKEMRQFCQSLFPVVAYAYCTIPTYPSGQIGFMLCSKNPSTNFQEPVQPLTQQQVAQMQLKYYNSDVHRAAFVLPEFARKALNDVS, encoded by the exons atGGAGCCCGGCCCCGACGGCCCCGCCGCCTCCGGCCCCGCCGCCATCCGCGAGGGCTGGTTCCGCGAGACCTGCAGCCTGTGGCCCGGCCAGGCCCTGTCGCTGCAGGTGGAGCAGCTGCTCCACCACCGGCGCTCGCGCTACCAGGACATCCTCGTCTTCCGCAG TAAGACCTATGGCAACGTGCTGGTGTTGGACGGTGTCATCCAGTGCACGGAGAGAGACGAGTTCTCCTACCAGGAGATGATCGCCAACCTGCCTCTCTGCAGCCACCCCAACCCGCGAAAG GTGCTGATCATCGGGGGCGGAGATGGAGGTGTCCTGCGTGAGGTGGTGAAGCACCCCTCCGTGGAGTCCGTGGTCCAGTGTGAGATCGACGAG gATGTCATCCAAGTCTCCAAGAAGTTCCTGCCGGGCATGGCCATTGGCTACTCTAGCTCGAAGCTGACCCTACATGTGGGTGACGGTTTTGAGTTCATGAAACAGAATCAGGATGCCTTTGATGTGATCATCACTGACTCCTCAGACCCCATGG GCCCCGCCGAAAGTCTCTTCAAGGAGTCCTATTACCAGCTCATGAAGACAGCCCTCAAGGAAGATGGTGTCCTCTGCTGCCAGG GTGAGTGCCAGTGGCTGCACCTGGACCTCATCAAGGAGATGCGGCAGTTCTGCCAGTCCCTGTTCCCCGTGGTGGCCTACGCCTACTGCACCATCCCCACCTACCCCAGCGGCCAGATCGGCTTCATGCTGTGCAGCAAGAACCCG AGCACCAACTTCCAGGAGCCGGTGCAGCCGCTGACGCAGCAGCAGGTGGCACAGATGCAGCTGAAGTACTACAACTCCGACGTGCACCGCGCCGCCTTCGTGCTGCCGGAGTTTGCCCGCAAG GCCCTGAATGATGTGAGCTGA